The Gloeocapsopsis sp. IPPAS B-1203 region AACCCAATTACAATCTTATGTATGTAGAGCAAAAGAGAAATTAGCCTTAGAGCAAGCCCTGCGTCTCGATCAAAAATCTTAGCATTGGAGCCAAGAGTCATATTTTTGCGGTTTCAACTCATCACAAGTAGAAATAAACTCTCGATGCAAAAAGTTGTTTTGATCGCCATAACAATTGTTTGAGGACGCGACAAAATCTGCGGCATTGTTTACGACAAACTGTAAAATAAAGAAGCATTGAGAGGACTATGTTTATGTCTCAAGCCACATCAGAAGCAACCGAAACAACTTCTTTGTTAGAGGTTGAAGATGAAGACATTCAATTTCCTCCCTGTGATTTAGACAGTGATGAGCCGCCCTTGGACACTGACCTACATCGTAATCAAATTGACTTGCTGATTCGGCTATTACAAGCTTGGTGGCAAGACCGACAAGACTTCTACATTTCCGGCAACCTGACGGTATATTACAACGAACAGCAATTGAAGTCTCGTGACTTTCGCGGACCCGATGTGTTTGTGGTGCTGGGAACCGAAAAGAAAAACCGTCGTAGTTGGGCAATTTGGCAAGAAGGGGGAAAGTACCCCAACTTGGTGATTGAACTGCTTTCGAGTTCTACGGCAAAAGTAGATAAAGGTGCGAAGAAAACGCTGTATCAGGAAGTGTG contains the following coding sequences:
- a CDS encoding Uma2 family endonuclease; this translates as MSQATSEATETTSLLEVEDEDIQFPPCDLDSDEPPLDTDLHRNQIDLLIRLLQAWWQDRQDFYISGNLTVYYNEQQLKSRDFRGPDVFVVLGTEKKNRRSWAIWQEGGKYPNLVIELLSSSTAKVDKGAKKTLYQEVWRVPEYYWFHPDTLEFAGFRLVGGGYEVIAPTDSGNLPSEQLGLELGIHEQQLRWFTAQGDLIPLPEEVERQRAEQERQRAEQAQQRLEQLENFLRSQGIEPDQLPDL